In one Fusobacterium simiae genomic region, the following are encoded:
- a CDS encoding ABC transporter ATP-binding protein: MASVTITGVTKSFGNVKVLQEFNQKFEDGEFITLLGPSGCGKTTMLRLIAGFEKPSSGEIYIGDKLVSSEKQFLPPEKRGIGMVFQSYAVWPHMNVFDNIAYPLKIQKISKNEIKERVNQVLKIVHLEQYKDRFPSELSGGQQQRVALGRALVAQPEILLLDEPLSNLDAKLREEMRYEIKEITKKLKITVIYVTHDQIEAMTMSDRIVLINKGEVQQVAPPQEIYSNPKNMFVANFVGKVDFIKGKVKGNKILLDNSNGQTLPNTSSFKGNVVVAIRPENAILSDDGEIIGKVYSKFYLGDCNDLRVEIGNGNILRIIARASTYNTLNEGDEVKIKILEYFVFEDDGKDQIKIMT, from the coding sequence ATGGCTTCGGTAACAATAACAGGGGTAACAAAATCTTTTGGAAATGTTAAAGTTTTACAAGAGTTTAATCAAAAGTTTGAAGATGGAGAATTTATAACATTATTAGGTCCTTCTGGTTGTGGAAAAACAACTATGCTTAGACTTATTGCAGGATTTGAAAAACCAAGTAGTGGGGAAATATATATAGGTGATAAATTAGTTTCTAGTGAAAAACAATTTTTACCACCCGAAAAAAGAGGAATAGGAATGGTATTCCAATCTTATGCAGTATGGCCTCATATGAATGTATTTGACAATATTGCTTATCCATTAAAAATTCAAAAAATTAGTAAAAATGAAATAAAAGAAAGAGTGAATCAAGTTTTAAAAATTGTACACTTAGAACAATATAAGGATAGATTTCCATCTGAATTATCAGGAGGACAACAACAAAGAGTTGCATTGGGAAGAGCTTTAGTTGCTCAACCTGAAATCTTATTATTAGATGAGCCTCTTTCTAACCTAGATGCAAAACTAAGAGAAGAAATGAGATATGAAATAAAAGAAATAACTAAAAAACTAAAAATAACAGTTATTTATGTAACTCACGACCAAATAGAAGCAATGACTATGAGTGATAGAATTGTTTTAATTAATAAAGGGGAAGTACAACAAGTTGCCCCTCCTCAAGAAATATATTCTAATCCTAAAAATATGTTTGTTGCAAATTTTGTTGGTAAGGTTGATTTTATTAAAGGAAAGGTTAAAGGAAATAAAATTTTATTGGATAACAGCAATGGACAAACACTTCCTAACACAAGTTCATTTAAAGGAAATGTTGTTGTAGCAATTCGGCCAGAAAACGCTATTCTTTCTGATGATGGAGAAATTATAGGTAAAGTTTATTCAAAATTTTACTTAGGAGATTGCAATGATTTAAGAGTTGAAATTGGAAATGGAAATATTTTAAGAATAATTGCAAGAGCTTCAACTTATAATACTCTAAATGAAGGTGATGAAGTTAAAATAAAAATTTTAGAATATTTTGTTTTTGAAGATGATGGAAAAGATCAAATTAAAATTATGACATAG
- a CDS encoding ATP-binding protein, translating into MKKGIGIGIEDFREVIREDCYYFDKTNYIEELIKDKTKIKLFTRPRRFGKTLNMSTLKYFFDIRNAEENKKLFKDLYIEKSQYFKEQGQYPVIFITLKDTKNNKWEEMLMRTESLISDVYNEFEYIREKLNEKDLIEFEKIWLKKDGANYESALKLLSEYLYKYYQKEVILLIDEYDSPLITANQCGYYKEAINFFRNFFSSALKTNSYLKTGILTGIVQVAKEGIFSGLNNVITYNIFKKDFDTFFGLTQKEVEEALKYFKLEYKIEEVRKWYDGYTFGDKEIYNPWSILNFIKEKELQAYWVNTSDNALIYDNLENSTIDTFNELETLFEGKEIKKEISPFFTFEELSKFDGIWQLMAYNGYLKISKKLDYDEYLLKIPNYEIQTFFRKGFIDKFLVSENQFNPMMRALLEGNIEEFEKRLQNIFLINTSFHDLKGEKVYHSLFLGMLIWLRDRYEVTSEGERGYGRYDALLTPLNKIKPAYVFEFKVSKTIKGLSSKAEEALKQIKERKYDIGLKEKGITKVYRIGIAFKGKNVKVKYEIV; encoded by the coding sequence ATGAAAAAAGGAATAGGGATAGGAATAGAAGATTTTAGAGAAGTGATAAGAGAAGATTGCTACTATTTTGATAAAACAAATTATATAGAAGAATTAATAAAAGATAAAACAAAAATAAAATTATTTACAAGACCAAGAAGATTTGGAAAGACATTAAATATGTCAACATTAAAATATTTTTTTGATATAAGAAATGCAGAAGAAAATAAAAAACTGTTTAAAGACTTATATATAGAAAAATCACAATATTTTAAAGAACAAGGACAATATCCAGTGATATTTATCACATTGAAAGACACAAAAAATAATAAATGGGAAGAAATGTTAATGAGAACAGAAAGTTTAATTTCTGATGTATATAATGAATTTGAATATATAAGAGAAAAATTAAATGAGAAAGATTTAATAGAATTTGAAAAAATTTGGTTAAAAAAAGATGGAGCTAATTATGAAAGTGCTTTGAAGCTATTAAGTGAATATCTGTATAAATATTATCAAAAAGAAGTAATTTTATTGATAGATGAATATGATAGTCCTCTGATAACAGCAAATCAATGTGGATATTATAAAGAAGCTATAAATTTTTTTAGGAACTTTTTTAGTTCCGCATTAAAAACAAATTCATATTTAAAAACAGGGATATTAACAGGAATAGTACAGGTTGCTAAAGAAGGGATATTCTCAGGTTTAAATAATGTAATAACTTATAATATATTTAAAAAAGATTTTGATACATTTTTTGGATTAACACAGAAAGAAGTAGAAGAAGCATTAAAATATTTTAAGTTAGAATATAAAATAGAAGAAGTAAGAAAATGGTATGATGGCTATACATTTGGAGATAAAGAAATTTATAATCCTTGGAGCATTTTAAATTTTATTAAAGAAAAAGAATTACAAGCCTATTGGGTAAATACATCAGATAATGCACTAATTTATGATAACTTAGAAAATTCAACTATAGACACATTTAATGAATTAGAAACATTATTTGAAGGAAAAGAAATAAAAAAAGAGATAAGTCCATTTTTTACATTTGAAGAGCTATCAAAATTTGATGGAATATGGCAGTTGATGGCATATAATGGATATTTAAAAATAAGTAAAAAATTAGATTACGATGAATATTTATTAAAGATACCAAACTATGAAATACAAACATTTTTTAGAAAAGGATTTATAGATAAATTTTTAGTAAGTGAAAATCAATTTAATCCAATGATGAGAGCTTTATTAGAAGGAAATATAGAAGAATTTGAAAAGAGATTACAAAATATATTTTTAATAAACACAAGTTTTCACGATTTAAAAGGAGAGAAAGTATATCATTCACTATTTTTAGGAATGTTAATATGGTTAAGAGATAGATATGAAGTAACATCAGAGGGAGAAAGAGGATATGGAAGATATGATGCACTATTAACTCCATTAAATAAGATAAAACCAGCGTATGTATTTGAATTTAAGGTATCAAAAACAATAAAAGGATTGAGTTCAAAAGCAGAAGAAGCATTAAAACAAATAAAAGAAAGGAAATATGATATAGGCTTAAAAGAAAAAGGAATAACAAAAGTATATAGAATAGGAATAGCTTTTAAAGGTAAAAATGTAAAAGTTAAATATGAAATAGTATAA
- a CDS encoding DUF4198 domain-containing protein, translated as MLKRILIVGLIICMSISSFAHFQMIYTPDSDITGKSIVPFELIFTEHPVEGIKSKNMSMGKDDKGGFQSIEEFFVVHRGNKNDLKSILSPIKFGSNGNQGSGYKFNFGANDNGDWVFVLIPYPYFEEKEGTHMQQITKVIVNRGGEETDWNKRMADGYPEIIPLSNPITWKDNMFKGQVVNGEGKPAANIKIVIEYLNADIKNSQFLENLKEDKKTSMTLYSDANGYFSFTPVHTGYWGIVALNAGGEKFKNSRGLSQDAVLWIEAK; from the coding sequence ATGTTAAAAAGAATTTTAATAGTCGGACTAATAATTTGTATGTCAATATCATCATTTGCCCATTTTCAAATGATCTATACACCTGATTCAGATATAACTGGAAAATCTATAGTTCCATTTGAATTAATTTTTACTGAACATCCAGTAGAAGGAATAAAATCAAAAAATATGAGTATGGGGAAAGACGATAAAGGTGGATTCCAATCTATAGAAGAATTTTTTGTTGTGCATAGAGGAAATAAAAATGATTTAAAATCTATACTTTCTCCAATTAAATTTGGCTCAAATGGAAATCAAGGTTCTGGATACAAATTTAATTTTGGAGCAAATGATAATGGTGATTGGGTTTTCGTTTTAATTCCTTACCCTTATTTTGAAGAAAAAGAAGGAACTCACATGCAACAGATAACTAAAGTTATTGTAAATAGAGGTGGAGAAGAAACTGATTGGAATAAAAGAATGGCTGATGGTTACCCTGAAATAATTCCTCTTTCTAATCCTATAACATGGAAAGATAATATGTTTAAAGGACAAGTTGTCAATGGAGAAGGAAAACCTGCTGCTAATATAAAAATTGTAATTGAGTATTTAAATGCAGATATAAAAAATTCTCAATTTCTAGAAAATTTAAAAGAAGATAAAAAAACTTCCATGACTCTTTATTCAGATGCAAACGGCTATTTTTCATTTACTCCAGTGCATACTGGATATTGGGGAATTGTTGCATTAAATGCTGGTGGAGAAAAATTTAAAAACAGTAGAGGTTTATCTCAAGATGCTGTTCTTTGGATAGAAGCTAAATAA